One genomic window of Bradyrhizobium sp. CCGE-LA001 includes the following:
- the rpoH gene encoding RNA polymerase sigma factor RpoH, with translation MLTISSLPAIHSERGLSRYLNEIHRFPLLEAPEEIEYARRLRDCGDPEAAYRLVTSHLRLAAKIALQHRRYGLAVADLISEANVGLMLAVKRFDPEKGFRLATYASWWIKAAVQEYILRSWSLVKLGTTAAQKKLFFNLRKLKSRLAVAEDGNLRADQLKQIAGSLNIREVDVVEMDGRLRGDISLNVSLSADTEGDEWQDRLVDPSPDPESLLLQASDRERERTALAEALAALTAREQSIIRARYLDEPQKTLEELAGQFGISRERIRQIEQRALQRIKTKVCVLLTELEPMRAKTADWPEGRSAPGADVRDNTLGRKAGAPAPIAARSLNIAA, from the coding sequence ATGCTGACTATCTCGTCGCTGCCTGCGATCCATTCCGAACGCGGGTTGTCCCGGTATCTGAATGAGATCCATCGATTTCCGCTGCTCGAGGCACCGGAAGAAATCGAATATGCGCGCCGCCTGCGTGACTGCGGCGATCCGGAGGCGGCTTACCGGCTGGTGACCAGCCACCTGCGGCTGGCGGCGAAAATCGCGCTTCAACATCGCCGCTATGGCCTCGCCGTCGCCGACCTCATCTCCGAGGCCAATGTCGGGCTGATGCTCGCTGTCAAGCGGTTCGATCCGGAGAAGGGCTTCCGGCTCGCGACTTATGCTTCGTGGTGGATCAAGGCCGCAGTGCAGGAGTACATCCTCCGGTCATGGTCACTGGTCAAGCTCGGCACCACGGCAGCGCAGAAGAAGCTGTTCTTCAACCTGCGAAAACTGAAGAGCAGGCTGGCCGTTGCGGAGGATGGCAATTTGCGTGCCGATCAGCTCAAGCAGATCGCCGGCAGCCTCAACATCAGGGAAGTCGACGTGGTTGAGATGGACGGCCGGCTGCGCGGCGATATCTCCCTCAACGTCTCGCTCAGCGCCGACACCGAGGGAGACGAGTGGCAGGATCGCCTGGTGGACCCCTCTCCCGATCCTGAAAGCCTGCTGCTGCAGGCGAGCGACCGCGAACGGGAGAGGACCGCTCTCGCCGAAGCCCTTGCCGCACTGACTGCACGCGAGCAGAGCATTATCAGGGCACGATATCTGGACGAACCGCAAAAAACTCTGGAGGAGCTTGCCGGCCAGTTCGGCATCTCGCGCGAGCGAATCCGGCAGATCGAGCAGCGCGCGCTGCAACGGATCAAAACAAAGGTCTGCGTCCTTCTGACAGAGCTCGAACCAATGAGGGCAAAAACTGCTGATTGGCCAGAAGGCCGATCAGCACCCGGCGCAGATGTCAGGGACAATACTCTCGGCCGAAAAGCCGGCGCTCCGGCGCCCATTGCGGCGCGGTCTCTCAATATCGCTGCGTGA
- a CDS encoding NADH dehydrogenase ubiquinone Fe-S protein 4, producing the protein MNVGHQHQSTAAAREIVTPPTRLPFPADAHALIFEAATSVMTSAVRRRRPWKLLFERRSALRIEPLMGWTEDDDPLAQVELSFPSADAAVGYARCQGLDYTVLGPPVHELHVASEIHAPECPSPDDRQIGAARSAAPAAERDRKLAA; encoded by the coding sequence ATGAATGTTGGCCATCAACATCAGTCAACCGCTGCAGCGCGAGAGATCGTGACTCCGCCGACGAGATTGCCTTTCCCGGCCGACGCGCACGCACTCATCTTCGAAGCGGCGACTTCCGTCATGACCTCAGCCGTGCGGCGGAGAAGGCCGTGGAAGCTCCTATTCGAACGCCGCTCGGCGCTGCGGATCGAACCTTTGATGGGTTGGACCGAGGACGACGATCCCCTTGCCCAGGTGGAACTGTCCTTTCCATCCGCAGACGCTGCGGTTGGTTATGCGCGATGCCAGGGGCTCGACTATACCGTGCTCGGGCCGCCGGTTCATGAGCTGCATGTTGCTTCAGAGATCCACGCACCAGAGTGTCCGAGCCCCGATGACCGACAGATCGGTGCCGCCAGGTCGGCTGCTCCCGCAGCGGAGCGCGATCGCAAATTGGCTGCCTAG
- a CDS encoding DUF2798 domain-containing protein, translating into MIAVRKLPARYAPIVMPFVLSILMTAVVSVISTLRSLGATPAFLATWPGAWALSWLVAFPTLLMVLPLVRRIVACLVAAPPGR; encoded by the coding sequence ATGATTGCGGTTCGCAAACTGCCGGCGCGCTACGCGCCGATCGTGATGCCCTTTGTACTGTCCATCCTCATGACGGCTGTGGTGTCGGTCATTTCCACGCTCCGAAGCCTAGGGGCAACGCCGGCGTTCCTGGCGACCTGGCCCGGCGCTTGGGCGTTGTCGTGGCTCGTCGCCTTTCCGACGCTGCTGATGGTGCTGCCGCTGGTCCGCCGGATCGTGGCCTGCCTCGTCGCGGCCCCGCCCGGCCGATAG